The genomic stretch GAGACGTCGTTGGCCTGCTGCACCTCCTCGTAGCGCAGGCGCATCCCGGCCTGGTCGGTGACCGCGCCCTGGATGAAGACCCCGATGGCACCCGTGTAGCCGGCGAAGGCCTCCGGGAGCGCGACGACGTCGGCGGCGATCGCCCCGTCGAGCGGGACGGCCGCCAGTTCGGCGAGCAGCTCCTCGGTCGTGGCCGTGTCGTCGGCCAGGTCCTGCAGCTGGGCCGTCGGGTCCTCGCTGACCAGGGCCTTGAGCGCGTCGACCTTGAGCTCGCTGGCCCGGGTGTCGAGCTGGAGCACCAGCGCCTGGGCGTCGGCGAGATCGCCCGCGATGCGGCTCTCCTCGCGGACGACACCGTGCGCGACCAGGGTGCTGGTCAGCAGCGCGGCGAACGCCACCGCGACGACGCCGAGCAGGATGCCGAACCGCACGGCCAGCCGGAGGTCGGCGAACCGCCCGGCCCGGTGCGGGTGGGACGGGGACGCGGTGCGCGACGCTGCCATGGGTGCTCCAGCTGACCTGTGGGGGGACGTGCCTGTCTCCGGACGGATCGGTTGTGCACCACCGGCTCTTGAGGCCGACGGGCGGACAACCCACGATCGGGCGAATCCGGGGCCCGGCCGTCCGTTCAACTGAACCGGTGGTTCTCGGTTCTGCCGTCCACATCGGCACCGTCGCGCCGGACTGGAGGGGACGGAGGTCCCGATCTCGTCCCGACGGCACCACCCGGCGCGTGCGCCCCACGCGCACGCGCCGGGGGAGTCACCCGCCGCCCGGACCCGCCCGGGACGACGACGACCCGTCCACCCGGGGAGGGTGGACGGGCCGTCGTCGGGACCGGTGCTCAGTCGCGGGCGTCCTGGGGCCGCCCCGCGGTGAGCTCCTCGCGCTCGGCCGGAGCCGGGCCGGCCACCCCGTTCCCGTCGACCGGGCTCGGCGTGGTGGCCCCGGCGGGCGCCGGCTCGACCACGATGACGAAGTCGTCGCCGTGCCGGCTGATCCCCTCGACCACCGCCTGCTCGACGGCCTCCGCGGCGTAGGCACGGCGCAGCACCATCGGGTCCGACCGCAGGTCCTTGGCCAGCGAGACGGCCAGGCCGATCATCACCACCGCGAACGGCAGCGCCGCGATGATGGTCAGGTTCTGCAGCCCGGTGAGCGCCTCGTCACCGCCGACCAGCAGCATGATCGCCGCGACCGCGGCGATGGTCAGCCCCCAGAAGACGACGATGAACCGGCTGGGGTGCACGGTGCCGCGCTGGGAGAGCGAGCCCATCACGATCGACGCCGAGTCGGCGCCGGTGACGAAGAAGATGCCGACCAGCAGCATGACCAGCACCGTGGCGATGGTCGAGAGCGGGAACTGCTCCAGGACGCCGAACAGCTGCCCCTCCGCGGTCGACTGACCGGCGACGTCCACCCCGTCGCGCTGGGCGTAGATGCCGGCGCCGCCGAAGACGGCGAACCAGACCAGGCTGACCACGCTGGGCACCAGCAGCACGCCGGTGACGAACTGCCGGACCGTGCGGCCGCGGCTGATGCGGGCGATGAACAGCCCGACGAACGGCGTCCAGCTGATCCACCAGGCCCAGTAGAAGACCGTCCAGCCGCGCAGCCAGGCGGCCATGGCGTCCCCGCCGGTGGCCTCGGTGCGGCCGACCATGTCGCCCAGCTGGGAGAAGTACGCGCCCACGGCCTCGGGCACCAGGTTGAGGATGAAGACCGTCGGGCCGACGACGAAGACGAACACCGCGAGGATGCCGGCCAGCACGACGTTGGTGTTGGACAGGTACTGGATGCCCTTGGCCACGCCGGAGACGGCGGAGGCGACGAAGGCGGCGGTGAGCACCGCGATGATCGCGATCAGCACGCCGTTGCCGACGCTGCCGGCCCAGCCGATGATCTCCACGCCGCTGCCGATCTGCAGCGCCCCGAGCCCGAGGGAGGCGGCCGAGCCGAAGAGGGTGGCGAAGATCGCCAGCACGTCGATGAGCTTGCCGGCCGGGCCGTCGGTGCGACGGGTGCCCAGCAGCGGCGCGAACGTCGAGCTGATCAGCTGCCGGCGACCGCGCCGGAAGCTGCTGTAGGCGATCGCCAGGCCGACGACGGCGTAGATGGCCCACGGGTGCAGGGTCCAGTGAAACAGGGTGGTGGCCATCGCCGTCTGGACCGCCTCGGGGGTCACCCCCTCGACCGTGCCGGGCGGCGGCGACGTGTAGTGCGACAGCGGCTCGCTGACGCCGTAGAACATCAGCCCGATGCCCATGCCGGCGCTGAACATCATCGCGATCCACGAGATGGTGCGGAACTCCGGCGGCTCACCGTCGCGGCCCAGCGGGATCCGGCCGTACTTGCTGGCGGCCAGCCAGATCACGTAGACCACCAGCGCGCTGGTCAGCACGACGAACAGCCAGCCGAGGTTGGCCTCGATCCAGGTCAGCGCCGAGGAGCTGACGTCGCCGAGGTTGCCCGGGCTGCTGACCCCCCAGGCGACGAAGGCCAGCGCGAGGACGGCGGAGATGCCGAAGACGACGGTGTCCAGCCGACCCGTCCCTTCGGCCTCGCTGACCGGTGGCTGGGCGAGGGCGGGGTGCGTGACGGCCTTGCTGCGGTCCCGCTTGGGGAAGTGCGGGCGGCGCGGACGGCCGGGTGGTTCGGCAGGTGTGCTCACAGTCGATACGGCCCGGCGTGCGGGCGCTCTCCTCTCCGGTCGGGGGGCAGCGGTCGTCGGTCGCGGTGGCGCTCCCTGAGCTCAGGACGGTCGCCAACGCTCCACGCTCCCTCGCACAGCTGCCCCACGGCAAATCGGGGAACATCACGATCTGATGACCACGGGTGAGAACGGTCACCCGCCGCAGGCTGCAGCGCCGTCCCCGGCAGGCCAGACTGGGCAGTGATGGACGCGCTCGTGGATCTCTGGAACTGGCTGCGCAGCGCGGGGCTCGAGGCGCTGCTCATCGTGCTCGGCGCGGTGCTGCTCGCCCGCTTCGTCAGCTGGGCGGGCACCCGGATCACCGACCGGATCGACGCCACCGCCCGGGAGTCCGACGCCCTGGTGCGGTCGGAGGCGGCGAAGCACCGGCACTCGCTGACCCAGGTGGTCACCTGGGCGGCGATCGTGCTGGTCTGGTCGATCGCGGTGTTCTTTGTGCTGGAGCGGCTCGGCGTCCCGATCACCGGCCTGGTCGCCCCGGCGACGGTGCTCGGCGTCGGGCTGGGCTTCGGTGCCCAGCGCGTCGTCGGTGACGTGCTGGCCGGCTTCTTCCTGATCACCGAGCGCCAGTACGGCTTCGGCGACGTCGTCTCCATCCAGGTGGTCGGGGGATGGAGCCCGCGTCCGGGACGGTGGAGGACGTCACACTGCGGATCACCCGGGTGCGCTCCGTCGACGGTGAGGTCGTGATCGTGCCCAACGGCCAGATCGTGAAGGTGACCAACCTGTCCCGCGACTGGGCCCGGGCGGTGGTCGACGTGCCGGTGCCGGCGACCACCGACGTCACCCGCGTTCAGGAGGTGCTGCGGGAGGTCGGGCAGCGGGCCTTCGCCGACCCGCGGCTGCACCAGCTGCTGCTGGACGAACCCAGCGTCATGGGCGTGGAGAGCATCACGCTGGACGAGGTGAACCTGCGGATGGTGGCCCGGACGCTGCCCGGCAAGCAGTTCGAGGTCGGGCGTGACCTGCGGGCCCGGGTCGCGCTCGCGCTGTCCCGCGAGGGCGTGTCGCTGCGGGCCACCACCACCGACGCCCCCAGCGCGCAGGACGAGGCGATGGCCGAGGACCGGGCCCGGGCTGGAGGAGCAGCATGAGCACCCCCGACGAGCAGCCGACCACCGTGCAGAACCGCACCGCCGAGCAGCCCGACATCGCCACCGCCCCGGAGTCCGCCAGGACCCCGGTCTGGCGACGCCGGCCGCCCGCCCGCCTCGGCCGCGCGCGCACCTCGACCGTCGTGCTCGGCGTGCTCTTCGTGACGTTCTTCGCGCTCTGGCTGGGCATCCGCCCCGAGTACGTCGACGTCCCGCTGCCCGGCGGGGGACTGCCCGGGTGGCGTGCTCGCAGGTGAGCACCTGCGGCGAGCCGACGCCGAGCGAGACGCCGGCGCCCAGCGAATCCCCCACGGAGCCGGTGGTCCCCACCGAGAGCAGCAGCGTGCCCCCGCCCACCAGCCGGGCACCGCAGCCCACCGGTGACGACGACGAGACGCCGACCACCACCCCGCGGACCAGCCGCGCGCCGTCGCCGACCACCGGGAGCACCCCGACGACGACCGACGAGGAGCCGACGACCAGCCCCGACGAGGACGAGCCCGACGCGTCGCCGACCGACGGGGCGACGACCGGCTGACCGGGGTCAGTCCCGGGAGCTGCTCTGGGTGAGCCCCCACGCCGCGGTTCCCAGGAACAGCACGACGCCCACGACGAAGAGCCAGAACAGGCCCTCGACGAGGGCCCCGATCACGGTCACCACCAGCCAGGCGACCAGCAGCAGTGCGATGAGCGCCAGCACGGTGCCCTCCTCAGCTCGATGTCGGTGCCCGGGTACCCATCGTCGTGCCCCGGCAGGCGGCTGAGCGGGGAGGTCACCAGAACGTCATGTCCCGCACGGGCGGACGACGGCGATCCCCGGCGCGCGGCCGACCGCGGCCAGCGCGGCACCGGCGTCGTCGAGGCCGAGCTCGCGGGTGACCAGCAGGTCGGGCGGAGCCGGCCGGCGGAGATGAGCGAGAGCATCGCCGGGTAGTCGCCGGCCGCCATGCCGTGGCTGCCGAGCACGGCCAGCTCGCGGGCGATGACCAACTCCATCGGGATCTCCGGCCGGCCCGTCGCCGGCGGCAGCAGCCCGACCTGCACGTGCCGTCCGCGCGGGCGCAGGCTGCGGATCGAGTTGGTGCACGTGCCCACCGAGCCGAGCGCGTCCAGCGAGAGGTGGGCGCCCCACCGGTCAGCGCGGCGACGGCGGCGGGCACGTCGGGAGCGGCCCCGTCGACCACGTGCTCGGCGCCCATCCGGCGGGCGTGGTCGAGCGCGCCGGGGGCCACGTCGACCGCGACCACCCGGGCGCCGGCGGCGACCGCGACCTGCACGGCCGACAGCCCCACCCCGCCGCAGCCGTGCACCGCGACCCACTCCCCGGGACGCACCCGGCCCACCCCGGTGAGCGCCCGGAAGGCGGTGGCGAATCGGCAGCCCAGACTGGCCGCGGTGGTGGCCGGCAGCCCCTCGGGCAGGGCGACGAGGTTGACGTCGGCGGCGTCCAGGGCGACGGACTCAGCCAACGACCCCCAGTGCGTGAACCCCGGCTGGGTCTGGTTCAGGCAGACCTGCCCGTTGCCCTCCCGGCAGGGCGCGCACCGGCCGCAGGCGCAGACGAAGGGCACGGTCACCCGGTCGCCGACCGCCCAGCGGCGCACCTCGGGGCCGGCGGCGGCGACCGTGCCGGCCAGCTCGTGCCCGGGGACGTGCGGGAGGACGACGTCGGGGTCGTGCCCGGACCAGGCGTGCCAGTCGCTGCGGCAGATGCCGCTGGCCTCGACCCGCACCACCACCCCGGCGGGCGCCGGCCGCGGGTCGGGCACCTCCCGGACCTCGAGCGGACCACCGAAGGACTCGAACACCAGCGCGCGCACGCCGACAGCCTGCCCCGCCGCGGGCTCAGCGGCCGAGCAGGTCGCCCAGCAACGCGTCGGTGCCACCGTCGACCTCCACCACCTTGGTGCGGGACGTCGCCCCGGTGACCAGCGTGACGGCCGACCGGCGCACGCCGAAGGCGCCGGCGACGGCGGCCAGCGCCGCCTCGGTGGCCTTGCCGTCGACGGCCCGGGCGGACACCCGCACGAGGAGGGCACCGTCGTGCTCCCCACCGACCGCCGTCCGACCGGCCCCGGGCCGGACCCGGATGGTGATGCGCACCCGCTGATCCTGCCCGGTCAGTCGGTCAGCCGGCCCGATCGACCGGTGATCAGCTCACGGTGAGGGCGACGAGGACGGCGACCGCCAGCAGGAAGGACAGCAGCGCGACCAGCCCGGCCCGGTGCAGCCGCTGGGACCGCCGGGCGTCCCGCACGGTCGCCGCCAGGTCGGGGTCCGGCGGCCCGGTCACCGCGGCGAGCGCGGCCAGGTGCCGGTCGAGCTGCCCGGCCACGTCGTCGTCCGCACCGCCCAGCCGTGCGCCGAGGCGGGCGAGGGCAGCGCGGTCCTCCTCGGCCACCGCGGCGGCGTCCCCGCCGACGGCGTCGGCGACGTCCGCGTCGCTCAGGTGTTCCCCGTGCCGCAGCACGAGCACGGCGCGGGACCGGGCCGGCAGCTGCGCCAGCGCCTGGCCGACCGGGGTGCGGGGTGTGACTGCAGCGGACCCTCGGGCCAGGCCGTTCAGCGCGGGGACGGCGGACACCGTCTCCCCCACCCGGGTGCGCCGGTGCCAGGCGGCGTGCGCGGCCACCAGAGCACGGCGGAGGGTCCGGTCGTCGGTGCGGGCGTCCCGGCCGGCGACGCCGGTCAGCGCCTCGACGACCAGCTCCCGGGCCTGCACGTCGTCGCCGGTGAGCAGGTGCGCGATCCGGAGGAGAGCGGGGCCGCGGTCGGCGAGGAGGACGGCGAGCTCGGCGTCGGTCACGTCGACGACGGGTCCGGCCAGCCGGCCAGGTGTCCGATCCAGGCCAGCGCCAGCCACGCACCGGACAGCTGGCCGTTGGTCGCCCCGTCGGTCAGGGTCAGCGTCCAGCCGGCCTCGGCCCAGCGGGCCGGCTCCGACCCGTCCGGGACGGCGGTGACCACCCGCAGCTCGCCGACCGGCACCGGACGCGGCGGCCGCCCCGCGCCGGTCGCCCAGACCCCACGCCGGCTCGCCTGCACCTGTTCGGCCGGGGCGTCCTGCGGCCAGCGCAGCCGCACCGCGCCGAGCCCCAGGTACGCGTCGGGGTCGTGCGGCGCCGCCCAGCTGGGTCGCTGGGCGCCGATCGCGGCGTCCGCGCCGAACGTGGCCACCGTCGAGGCCAGGTGGAACAACCCACCCAGCGCCCGGCCGGCCCGCGCCCGCAGCGGTGGGTCGGTGACCGGCCACTCGACCTGGTCCCGGAGCTCGGCCTCGGACACCGGCGCTACTCCACGCGGCGGACGGCGCGGTGGGCGTCCAGCCGGTCGGTGTAGCTGACCGCGTTCGCCCGGATCGCCGCGACGTCGTCGTCGGTCGTCTGTCGTCGCACCTTCGCCGGCACCCCGGCGACCAGCGAGTTCGGCGGCACCACGGTGCCCTGGGTGACCACGGCCCCGGCCGCGATGATCGACCCGGTCCCGATGTGCGCGCCGTTCAGCACGGTGCTGCCCATCCCGACGAGCACCTCGTCGTCGACCCGGCAGCCGTGCAGCACCACGCCGTGGCCGACGGTGACCCGCTCGCCCAGCACCAGCGGGAAGCCGGGGTCACTGTGCAGCGTCGAGCCGTCCTGCACGTTGGAGTCGGCGCCGATCTCGATCACCTCGGCGTCGGCCCGGGCGACCGCGCCGTACCAGATGCTGGCCCGCGGCCCCAGCGTCACCCGGCCGACGACGACCGCCGTCGGCGCCACGAACGCCTCCTCGTCGATGGTCGGCGAGCCGTAGGCCAGCTCGCCGACGAACGCGCCGTCCCCGACCGTCACAGGTCCACCTCCGCGAGCACCCGCGGTACCTCCCGGGGCAGCTCCCGGGCCAGGAAGCCCAGGCGGCCGATCTGCGCGGCCAGCCGCTCCCCGGCCCGGCCGTGCAGGTGCGAGGCCCACACCGCGGCCTGCGCCGGCTCGGCGCCCCGGGCGAGCAGCCCGGCCACGATCCCGGCCCGCACGTCGCCGGACCCGGAGACCCCCAGCCCCGCGCCGCCGTTCTCGTCCTCCCAGGCCCGGCCGTCCGGCGCGACGACCCAGCTCGTGCCGCCGCCGAGCCCGACCACCGCCTGGGCCGACTCGGCGAGCCGCCGGGCGGAGCCGACCGGGTCGTCGGCGACCTCGTCGTGTGCCACGTGCAACGCGATGGCCAGCTCGGTCGGGTTCGGCGTCAGCACCACCTGCCCGCCGAGGTGGTGCAGGCACGCGGGTGCAGCGGTGACCGCGGCCAGGCCGAGGGCGTCCAGCGCGACCGGGCCCTCGAGGTCGGGCAGCAGCTGCTCGACCAGGCCGCGGGTCTCCGCCTCGTCGGCCATCCCCGGGCCGATCAGCACCGCCGACGCGCCCTGCGCGAGTTCCAGCACCAGCTCCGCCGCCGACGCCCGGATCGCGCCCGCCTCGGTGTGCGGCACACCCCGCACCAGCGCTTCCGGCAGCGAGATCGACACGTGCGGGGCGACCTTCGAGGGGACGACGACCTGCAGCTTGCCGGCGCCGGAGCGCAGCGCCGCCTCGGCGGCCAGCAGCACCGCGCCCACCGTCTCGGTGCTGCCGCCGACGACGAGGATGGAGCCGCGGGACTCCTTGCCCCCGGTCGGCTCCGGCAGCCGCCAGTCCCGCAGCACCTGCGGGGTGACCAGGGTGGGCTCAGGCCGGGCTGGGGACATCGGTCTCCTCGGTGACGGGTGTGTCGGCCCGACCGTCGTCGGTCAGGTGGTGCACGCCGTTGAACTCGACCAGCCGCAGGTCGCCGTCGTCGTCGCGCCGGTAACGGGTGACCGAGGTGTTGGCGACCTGGTCGGTGCGGTCGATCTCCAGCAGCTGCTGCTCGGTGAGCTCCTCGAGCACGTACCGGAACACCATGATCACCGCTTGGTGGGCGACGCAGAGCAGCCGCTCGCCGTCGTGGCGCAGCGCCTCGGTGGCCAGCAGGCTGCGGATGCGCAGCGCGACGTCGGCCCAGCTCTCCCCGCCTGGCGGCCGGTAGTAGAACTTGCCCAGCAGCTCGCGGCGCTCGGCCTCCTCCGGGTGCTCGGCGCGGATGCCCGAGCGGGTCATGCCGTCGAAGACCCCGAAGTCGCGTTCCCGCAGCCGCTCGTCGTGCCGAATCGGCAGCTGCAGCCCAGCCGCTGCGACCGCCCGCTCCGCGGTACCGAGCGCCCGGGCGAACGGCGAGCTCAGCACGGCCGTCGGCCGCTCATCGGCCGGCAGGCCGGCCAGCCAGGCGCCCAGCGCGTCGGCCTGCTGCTCCCCGGTGCCCGACAGCCGGACGTCGGGGTCGCGGACGTCGAGCTCCAGCCGCCCGGACCCCGTCTCGTGCGCCTGCGCGTCGGCCAGGTTGCCCACGCTCTCCCCGTGGCGGACCAGCCAGAGCGCGGAGGGCCCGGGTGTCTGTGGCATCGCCGTCCCGTCGTCCTGCGGCGCCCCTGCTGAGCGCCGTCCAGTCAGCCGTTAGCCGACCACCTCGGCGACCAAACCGCGACCCCTGCACGTCCAGCCCCCTGGACGCCGACGGCCGGACTGCGGACGATGACCGGGTGGCCGACGAGGACTTCCCGGTGCTGCCCTTCGCCACGGCCGCGGACTTCGACACCTGGCTGACCGCCGAGCACGACCGGGCGCCCGGGTTGTTCGTGAAGCTGGCACGGAAGTCATCCGGCATCCCGTCGATCACCGCACCGGAGGCGGTCGAGGTCGCGCTGTGCCACGGCTGGATCGACGGCCGCAGCAACCGGGTCGACGACACGTGGTTCACCGTTCGCTACACCCCGCGGCGTCCCCGCAGCGTGTGGTCGCAGAAGAACGTGGCGACGGTCGCCCGGCTGGTCGCCGCGGGGCGGATGCGCCCGGCCGGGCTCGTGCAGGTCGAGGCGGCCCGGGCCGACGGGCGGTGGGACCGCGCCTACGCCGGCCCGGCCACGATCACCGTGCCGGCGGACCTCGCCGCGGCCCTGGCGGAGATCCCCGGTGCCGCCGCGGCGTTCGAGGCGCTGCGGTCGCAGGACCGGTACGCCGTCCTCTACGGGGTGCACGCGGCGAGGACCCCGCAGACCCGCGCGCGGCGGATCGCCGCCGCCGTCCAGCAGTTGGCCGGCGGGTGACCGTCAGCCGGTGACGCGGCGGGCACCGACGTAGCCGCCCTGGTCCACGCTGGTGACGGCGACGGGCTTGCCGGTCACGCTGGCGTGCACCATCTGGCCGTTGCCGATGTACATGCCCACGTGGCTGATCGGGGAGTAGAAGAAGACCAGGTCCCCGGGCTGCAGCTCGCTGCGCGACACCGGCACGCCCAGCTGGGCCTGCGCGCGGCTGGAGTGCGGCAGCGAGATGCCCGCCGCGGCGTAGGCGTACTGGGTCAGACCGGAGCAGTCGAAGCGGTCCGGCCCGCTCCCGCCGGGCAGGTACATGTCCCCGACCTGGGCCAGCGCGGTCTGCACCGCCTCGCCGGCGGCCGCGGTGGGCGCGGGGGCCGGCGCGGCGACGACGTCGGGGCCGGCGATCGCGGTCTGCACGCGCACCCGGTCGGCGGCGGAGAGCCGGGCGAAGTCCGCCTCGTAGCGGTCCATCTCGTCCTCGAGCTCGTCGGCCCGACGCTGCAGGTCGGCGGCGGCCTGCTCGGCGGCGGCCGCCGCGGCGGTCGCATCGGCCTGCGCCTGGTCCGCGGCTGCCCGCGCGGCGGCGGCCTCGCCGACGACGGCGTCGGCGTGCGAGGCCAGCTGGTCGAGGGTGTTCATCTGCTGCACCAGGTCGTCGGCCGACCCGCTGGTCAGGAAGGCCGCCAGCCGGCCGCGCGTGGTGCCCACGAACCCGGACTGGGCGATGGAGCGCAGCTGGGGCTCCAGCGCGTCCAGCTGCACCTGCGCCTGGGCGGCGGCCGCTGAGGCCGCCTCGGCGGCGGCCCGCTCCTGCTCGGCGGTGGCGGTGGCCTGGTGCACCTCCTCGTCCAGCGCGCTGAGCTTCCGGCCGGTCTCGGTGACCGCCTGGCGGGCCTCGTCGGCGGTGGTCGGGGCCGCGGAGGCCGTCGCGGGGACGAGCGTGAGCGCCGCACCGGCACCCAGCGCCAGCGCTGCGCCCCGGGTCCACCGGCGGGTGGTCGATCGGGTCACCGTGCCTCCGTCTGCGCGTGGCGGCCCGGGGAAGGGGCGACGTGGTCCATGCGCGTCGAGCACGGAACGTAAGGAGACTTCGACGGCGCGTCGCCCTCGGCGCGCCGGGGGACGACCGGTCCGCTCGTCGAGTTGGTCCCACCGACCCCGCTCGTCACTCCCGTCCCACGCGGGCGCGGCGGTGACGGTAGAGCGCGCCGTCCCACCCCGGACATGCGACGAGGCCGCCCGCCGGTTCCCCCCGGCGGACGGCCTCGAGTCGAGCAGGGCCGAGCAGTGCTCAGCCGGCGAGCGGCTCCTGGCACTCCAGGGCCTCGACGACGGCGACGTCGCGCAGGATCGCGGCGAGCTCGGCGGAGGTCCACGCCTCGCAGCAGTCGCAGGTGCCGGAGTCGGTGAAGCTGCGCAGACCCAGGCTGCCGCCGGCCTGGTCCTCGGCGAGGGCGAGCTGCCCGTCGGCCGGGTTCCGGTGACAGCGGCAGGAGGCGGCGCACATGCCCAGACCCCACCCGGAGACGATCACGGACGGGCCGTTCTCGTGGACCTTGCCCAGCTGG from Modestobacter roseus encodes the following:
- a CDS encoding BCCT family transporter; the encoded protein is MSTPAEPPGRPRRPHFPKRDRSKAVTHPALAQPPVSEAEGTGRLDTVVFGISAVLALAFVAWGVSSPGNLGDVSSSALTWIEANLGWLFVVLTSALVVYVIWLAASKYGRIPLGRDGEPPEFRTISWIAMMFSAGMGIGLMFYGVSEPLSHYTSPPPGTVEGVTPEAVQTAMATTLFHWTLHPWAIYAVVGLAIAYSSFRRGRRQLISSTFAPLLGTRRTDGPAGKLIDVLAIFATLFGSAASLGLGALQIGSGVEIIGWAGSVGNGVLIAIIAVLTAAFVASAVSGVAKGIQYLSNTNVVLAGILAVFVFVVGPTVFILNLVPEAVGAYFSQLGDMVGRTEATGGDAMAAWLRGWTVFYWAWWISWTPFVGLFIARISRGRTVRQFVTGVLLVPSVVSLVWFAVFGGAGIYAQRDGVDVAGQSTAEGQLFGVLEQFPLSTIATVLVMLLVGIFFVTGADSASIVMGSLSQRGTVHPSRFIVVFWGLTIAAVAAIMLLVGGDEALTGLQNLTIIAALPFAVVMIGLAVSLAKDLRSDPMVLRRAYAAEAVEQAVVEGISRHGDDFVIVVEPAPAGATTPSPVDGNGVAGPAPAEREELTAGRPQDARD
- a CDS encoding mechanosensitive ion channel family protein encodes the protein MDALVDLWNWLRSAGLEALLIVLGAVLLARFVSWAGTRITDRIDATARESDALVRSEAAKHRHSLTQVVTWAAIVLVWSIAVFFVLERLGVPITGLVAPATVLGVGLGFGAQRVVGDVLAGFFLITERQYGFGDVVSIQVVGGWSPRPGRWRTSHCGSPGCAPSTVRS
- a CDS encoding mechanosensitive ion channel family protein, coding for MEPASGTVEDVTLRITRVRSVDGEVVIVPNGQIVKVTNLSRDWARAVVDVPVPATTDVTRVQEVLREVGQRAFADPRLHQLLLDEPSVMGVESITLDEVNLRMVARTLPGKQFEVGRDLRARVALALSREGVSLRATTTDAPSAQDEAMAEDRARAGGAA
- a CDS encoding DUF167 domain-containing protein, coding for MRITIRVRPGAGRTAVGGEHDGALLVRVSARAVDGKATEAALAAVAGAFGVRRSAVTLVTGATSRTKVVEVDGGTDALLGDLLGR
- a CDS encoding sigma-70 family RNA polymerase sigma factor, coding for MTDAELAVLLADRGPALLRIAHLLTGDDVQARELVVEALTGVAGRDARTDDRTLRRALVAAHAAWHRRTRVGETVSAVPALNGLARGSAAVTPRTPVGQALAQLPARSRAVLVLRHGEHLSDADVADAVGGDAAAVAEEDRAALARLGARLGGADDDVAGQLDRHLAALAAVTGPPDPDLAATVRDARRSQRLHRAGLVALLSFLLAVAVLVALTVS
- a CDS encoding gamma carbonic anhydrase family protein, which produces MTVGDGAFVGELAYGSPTIDEEAFVAPTAVVVGRVTLGPRASIWYGAVARADAEVIEIGADSNVQDGSTLHSDPGFPLVLGERVTVGHGVVLHGCRVDDEVLVGMGSTVLNGAHIGTGSIIAAGAVVTQGTVVPPNSLVAGVPAKVRRQTTDDDVAAIRANAVSYTDRLDAHRAVRRVE
- a CDS encoding NAD(P)H-hydrate dehydratase, whose product is MSPARPEPTLVTPQVLRDWRLPEPTGGKESRGSILVVGGSTETVGAVLLAAEAALRSGAGKLQVVVPSKVAPHVSISLPEALVRGVPHTEAGAIRASAAELVLELAQGASAVLIGPGMADEAETRGLVEQLLPDLEGPVALDALGLAAVTAAPACLHHLGGQVVLTPNPTELAIALHVAHDEVADDPVGSARRLAESAQAVVGLGGGTSWVVAPDGRAWEDENGGAGLGVSGSGDVRAGIVAGLLARGAEPAQAAVWASHLHGRAGERLAAQIGRLGFLARELPREVPRVLAEVDL
- a CDS encoding histidine phosphatase family protein, whose protein sequence is MPQTPGPSALWLVRHGESVGNLADAQAHETGSGRLELDVRDPDVRLSGTGEQQADALGAWLAGLPADERPTAVLSSPFARALGTAERAVAAAGLQLPIRHDERLRERDFGVFDGMTRSGIRAEHPEEAERRELLGKFYYRPPGGESWADVALRIRSLLATEALRHDGERLLCVAHQAVIMVFRYVLEELTEQQLLEIDRTDQVANTSVTRYRRDDDGDLRLVEFNGVHHLTDDGRADTPVTEETDVPSPA
- a CDS encoding YdeI/OmpD-associated family protein; protein product: MADEDFPVLPFATAADFDTWLTAEHDRAPGLFVKLARKSSGIPSITAPEAVEVALCHGWIDGRSNRVDDTWFTVRYTPRRPRSVWSQKNVATVARLVAAGRMRPAGLVQVEAARADGRWDRAYAGPATITVPADLAAALAEIPGAAAAFEALRSQDRYAVLYGVHAARTPQTRARRIAAAVQQLAGG
- a CDS encoding C40 family peptidase, whose translation is MTRSTTRRWTRGAALALGAGAALTLVPATASAAPTTADEARQAVTETGRKLSALDEEVHQATATAEQERAAAEAASAAAAQAQVQLDALEPQLRSIAQSGFVGTTRGRLAAFLTSGSADDLVQQMNTLDQLASHADAVVGEAAAARAAADQAQADATAAAAAAEQAAADLQRRADELEDEMDRYEADFARLSAADRVRVQTAIAGPDVVAAPAPAPTAAAGEAVQTALAQVGDMYLPGGSGPDRFDCSGLTQYAYAAAGISLPHSSRAQAQLGVPVSRSELQPGDLVFFYSPISHVGMYIGNGQMVHASVTGKPVAVTSVDQGGYVGARRVTG